A single Planctomycetia bacterium DNA region contains:
- a CDS encoding DUF433 domain-containing protein translates to MIRRLSRRHCSGESAMRRRSDVACCWCADRNCCAVAGSNIRTCCQGKECPMNWRDHIVSDPEILVGKPVVKGTRLSVDLILDRLADGWTSEDLYQS, encoded by the coding sequence ATGATCCGACGGCTTTCGCGTCGGCATTGCTCGGGGGAATCGGCCATGCGAAGGCGTTCGGATGTGGCCTGCTGCTGGTGCGCCGACCGTAACTGCTGTGCTGTTGCGGGAAGTAATATTCGAACATGTTGTCAAGGAAAGGAGTGCCCCATGAACTGGCGCGATCACATTGTTTCCGACCCTGAGATTCTGGTAGGCAAGCCAGTGGTAAAGGGCACGCGGCTGTCTGTGGATCTCATCCTCGACCGCCTTGCGGACGGCTGGACCTCGGAAGATCTATATCAGTCG